One genomic window of Nocardioides daphniae includes the following:
- a CDS encoding glycosyltransferase family 2 protein, with the protein MKWPRKRRPTVGVVVPAWGVERWLPATLDSLLAQSHRAWRAVVVDDGSPDRSGEIAEAYAARDPRITVLHTDNGGLGAARNRGTAVVEGDYLAFVDSDDVLPPDSFATSVATLEASGSDFLAACLLRVEAEPPAGRGVAVPPWMARMHSPALTGARIEDRPEILGDVFAHNKMFRRSFWDREQLAWPEGVRYEDQPTTTRAFLAGRFDVTPQVVYHWQIRTDGTSITQQRSSLTDLADRWATKRMALDSVTAHGDATVTRVFRTKVLPGDLWVYLHAVPDCSQEWWTVLREGILEFWGPDGLRESILSPAMRLAAWLVTQDRRSDAERFVTYVRSLDGRPVPRTPDGSALDVPADVLPVGSVPPERLVLAG; encoded by the coding sequence ATGAAGTGGCCACGGAAGCGACGCCCGACGGTCGGGGTCGTCGTCCCCGCGTGGGGCGTCGAGCGGTGGCTGCCGGCCACCCTCGACAGCCTGCTGGCCCAGAGCCACCGGGCGTGGCGCGCGGTGGTCGTCGACGACGGCTCGCCCGACCGCTCCGGCGAGATCGCCGAGGCGTACGCCGCCCGCGACCCCCGGATCACCGTGCTGCACACCGACAACGGCGGGCTCGGCGCGGCGCGCAACCGCGGCACCGCGGTGGTCGAGGGTGACTACCTGGCCTTCGTCGACTCCGACGACGTGCTGCCGCCCGACTCGTTCGCGACCTCCGTGGCGACGCTCGAGGCGTCGGGGTCGGACTTCCTGGCTGCCTGCCTGCTGCGCGTCGAGGCCGAGCCGCCGGCGGGTCGTGGGGTGGCGGTGCCGCCGTGGATGGCGCGGATGCACTCCCCCGCGCTGACCGGCGCCCGCATCGAGGACCGGCCCGAGATCCTCGGCGACGTCTTCGCCCACAACAAGATGTTCCGCCGCTCCTTCTGGGACCGTGAGCAGCTCGCGTGGCCCGAGGGCGTGCGCTATGAGGACCAGCCGACCACGACGCGTGCCTTCCTGGCCGGGCGCTTCGACGTCACCCCGCAGGTCGTCTACCACTGGCAGATCCGCACCGACGGCACCTCCATCACCCAGCAGCGCTCGTCCCTCACCGACCTGGCCGACCGCTGGGCGACCAAGCGGATGGCGCTCGACTCCGTCACCGCCCACGGCGACGCCACCGTGACCCGGGTCTTCCGGACCAAGGTGCTGCCCGGGGACCTCTGGGTCTACCTGCACGCCGTGCCGGACTGCTCGCAGGAATGGTGGACCGTGCTGCGCGAGGGGATCCTGGAATTCTGGGGCCCCGACGGCCTGCGCGAGTCGATCCTGTCGCCGGCGATGCGGCTGGCAGCGTGGTTGGTCACCCAGGACCGGCGCTCCGACGCCGAGCGGTTCGTGACGTACGTCCGCAGCCTCGACGGGCGACCGGTCCCCCGGACGCCGGACGGCAGCGCCCTGGACGTGCCGGCCGACGTGCTCCCGGTCGGGTCCGTGCCGCCCGAGCGCCTGGTGCTGGCCGGCTGA
- a CDS encoding DUF3180 domain-containing protein has protein sequence MSRDRHPLDPPPDGEEERPDLSPRHLTPLGPGPLAATAVAGAVLGWAFRDLADALDDAAPVSWLQVAALAFLAAVLGGVAVQTRRAVRGHGATLDPERMVNRLVLARAATLVGALLAGGYAGYGLTWLDSHPDLLLGRVGVAVAAALGGGAVLIAGKFLEWACRVPKSDPHL, from the coding sequence GTGAGTCGGGACCGCCACCCGCTCGATCCTCCGCCGGACGGTGAGGAGGAGCGCCCCGACCTGTCGCCGCGGCACCTGACCCCGCTGGGGCCCGGGCCGCTGGCCGCCACCGCGGTGGCCGGTGCGGTCCTCGGCTGGGCCTTCCGCGACCTCGCGGACGCGCTCGACGACGCGGCGCCGGTCTCCTGGCTCCAGGTCGCGGCGCTCGCCTTCCTCGCCGCCGTGCTCGGCGGCGTCGCGGTCCAGACGCGCCGTGCGGTACGCGGTCACGGTGCCACCCTCGACCCCGAGCGGATGGTCAACCGGCTCGTCCTGGCGCGGGCCGCGACGCTGGTCGGTGCCCTCCTGGCCGGCGGCTACGCGGGCTACGGACTGACCTGGCTCGACTCCCACCCCGACCTGCTCCTCGGACGGGTCGGGGTCGCGGTGGCCGCAGCGCTCGGAGGAGGGGCGGTTCTCATTGCAGGCAAGTTCCTCGAATGGGCGTGTCGAGTACCCAAGTCAGACCCTCATCTCTAA
- the folK gene encoding 2-amino-4-hydroxy-6-hydroxymethyldihydropteridine diphosphokinase, with product MTETPNPHIIDADALTGEMHPIRRVVVSIGSNLGDRLDALQGAVNALADTPDVWLTSVSSVYETEPVDAPEGSKNYLNAVLLLDTTLPAHRLMERALTVEQAFDRERTEVRNAPRTLDIDLIQVGDRRANDDTLVLPHPRAAERGFVLAPWHELESDAVLLDHGPVAELLEKVGTDGVVKREDISLELP from the coding sequence GTGACTGAGACGCCGAATCCCCACATCATCGACGCTGACGCCCTCACCGGAGAGATGCACCCCATCCGCCGAGTCGTGGTCTCCATCGGCTCCAACCTCGGCGACCGCCTGGACGCGCTGCAGGGCGCCGTCAACGCGCTCGCCGACACCCCTGACGTCTGGCTGACCAGCGTCTCCTCGGTCTACGAGACCGAGCCCGTGGACGCCCCCGAAGGCTCCAAGAACTACCTCAACGCCGTGCTCCTGCTCGACACCACGCTGCCGGCGCACCGCCTGATGGAGCGCGCGCTGACCGTCGAGCAGGCCTTCGACCGCGAGCGCACCGAGGTGCGCAACGCGCCGCGCACGCTCGACATCGACCTGATCCAGGTCGGCGACCGCCGCGCCAACGACGACACCCTCGTCCTCCCGCACCCGCGTGCGGCCGAGCGTGGCTTCGTCCTCGCCCCGTGGCACGAGCTCGAGTCCGACGCCGTGCTCCTCGACCACGGCCCCGTCGCCGAGCTGCTCGAGAAGGTCGGCACGGACGGCGTCGTCAAGCGCGAGGACATCTCCCTCGAACTCCCGTGA